One window of the Cryptomeria japonica chromosome 7, Sugi_1.0, whole genome shotgun sequence genome contains the following:
- the LOC131045428 gene encoding BAHD acyltransferase DCR-like, translating to MARWKFVLASWAECSRGIPISKPPQHARTVFKRDNQSPSVSYKAHDVISNGISGAKVFKFVSENTCGGNVEKPAEALQKWMEPKRKTEVIYSTFCFAEDTIQALKQRSGASSSFVAVAAQFWRCVMRAREVPQEEAVYFGVLCDCRGRVKRPLPPTYFGNCLSPGLAQTTANKLINSDISFAAGVIEEVINFCTSEEQINYLIDWVESPDRDILNLLTEAGCVYGTNTVSSPRFPLYEINYGWGKPSDVHIATMHKIGIMFLSCAKDGGKSILVSTCLPQHQMEVVHHLLFVSVE from the coding sequence ATGGAAATTCGTTCTGGCATCGTGGGCAGAGTGTAGCAGAGGAATACCCATTTCAAAACCTCCTCAGCACGCCAGAACAGTTTTCAAACGAGATAACCAGAGTCCTTCCGTTTCTTACAAAGCCCACGATGTAATAAGCAATGGAATTTCAGGGGCCAAGGTTTTTAAGTTTGTATCAGAAAATACTTGTGGCGGCAACGTGGAAAAACCCGCCGAGGCTCTCCAGAAATGGATGGAGCCCAAAAGGAAAACGGAAGTCATATACTCAACGTTTTGCTTTGCAGAAGACACAATACAAGCCTTGAAACAGCGAAGTGGGGCTTCGAGTTCTTTTGTTGCTGTGGCAGCACAATTTTGGAGATGTGTGATGAGAGCTCGAGAGGTGCCACAGGAAGAAGCGGTTTATTTCGGAGTGCTGTGTGATTGCAGGGGTCGTGTTAAGCGGCCACTGCCTCCAACTTATTTCGGAAATTGCTTATCTCCTGGTTTGGCACAGACAACGGCCAACAAACTGATCAACTCCGACATCTCCTTCGCTGCGGGTGTTATCGAGGAAGTCATCAATTTCTGCACTTCTGAAGAGCAGATTAATTATCTGATCGATTGGGTAGAATCTCCTGACAGAGATATTCTAAATTTACTTACAGAAGCCGGGTGCGTATATGGAACTAACACTGTAAGTTCTCCAAGATTTCCATTGTACGAGATCAACTATGGATGGGGGAAGCCTTCGGATGTGCATATTGCTACAATGCACAAAATTGGAATCATGTTTTTGTCATGCGCAAAGGATGGGGGAAAAAGCATTCTTGTGTCCACTTGCCTTCCTCAACACCAGATGGAAGTCGTGCATCACCTTCTCTTCGTTTCAGTAGAGTGA